One genomic region from Sorangium aterium encodes:
- a CDS encoding TetR/AcrR family transcriptional regulator yields MSQQSSRDRKIPATKRAPAQTRAEPEAPPPPAGLRERKKQATRLAISDVATRLFIERGFDRVTVAEVAEAAGVSVNTIFNYFATKEDLFFDRGEEVGGEPARMVRARRPGEPVLAALERGLREKGATSAYEGARVLPFLATIEASPALKARERALFDRSEELLADALREAVGAPGDDPAPRIIAALITALEWTIIREHRARLLRGEPDKKIRAALGRMAKRGFALLRDGVGSFGA; encoded by the coding sequence ATGTCACAGCAATCTTCAAGAGACCGCAAGATCCCGGCGACCAAGCGCGCCCCGGCGCAGACGCGCGCCGAGCCGGAGGCGCCCCCGCCGCCGGCCGGCCTGCGCGAGCGGAAGAAGCAGGCGACGCGGCTCGCGATCTCGGACGTCGCCACGCGCCTCTTCATCGAGCGCGGCTTCGATCGCGTGACCGTCGCCGAGGTGGCGGAGGCCGCGGGCGTCTCGGTGAACACGATCTTCAACTACTTCGCGACGAAGGAGGATCTCTTCTTCGATCGCGGCGAGGAGGTCGGAGGAGAGCCCGCGCGCATGGTCCGAGCGCGCCGCCCGGGCGAGCCCGTGCTCGCGGCGCTCGAGCGGGGCCTGCGCGAGAAGGGGGCGACGTCGGCCTACGAGGGCGCGAGGGTCCTGCCGTTCCTCGCCACCATCGAGGCGAGCCCTGCGCTCAAGGCGCGCGAGCGCGCGCTCTTCGACCGCAGCGAGGAGCTCCTCGCGGACGCGCTGCGCGAGGCGGTGGGCGCGCCCGGCGACGACCCCGCTCCCCGGATCATCGCGGCGCTCATCACGGCGCTCGAGTGGACGATCATCCGAGAGCACCGCGCGCGGCTGCTCCGCGGCGAGCCCGACAAGAAGATCCGCGCCGCGCTCGGCCGCATGGCCAAGCGCGGCTTCGCCCTGCTCCGCGACGGCGTGGGCTCCTTTGGCGCGTAG
- a CDS encoding FAD-dependent monooxygenase produces MTQMTQIDGDEVERVKVLIVGGGVVGLSASLFLAQHGVPSLLVERHAGTSIHPRARGVSGRTMELLRGLGLEAAAREAGEAIAPSMGVYKGRSLSEVMASRRSNGLVIRWLRERMMRGEGSPKSPTSPCRVTQDHLEPVLLDAARARGVDARFSTELVELAQDAEGVTATLLDRGSGARRRARADYVIAADGARSPVRTSLGVGQSGRGVLTHQLNLYFRADLTELVRGREFSMCLVEDGDLRGLFASVNNTDLWVLHVPFDPEKGERAEDFGRERCEEIIRRATGIPDLAVELKGVMPWQSAVRVADGFRHGRVFLAGDAAHVMPPWGGFGANTGIQDAHNLAWKLAAVLAGRAGEGLLDTYDVERRPVARAVADIAGDMNDERGLMTGRSGLAMLWTMRRAFPYFVVGYGYASEAVILEPGAPPGPGATDLRGRPGTRAPHVWLSRQGARISTLDLFGRGFVLLAAEGGDAWCEAARTLARRTGIPLSSHRVGGDVEDPSGALGGAYGIGRDGAVLVRPDGFIAFRARTARAAPEDVLADALARILVAPALRAAGRGVSAGPWMHG; encoded by the coding sequence ATGACGCAAATGACGCAAATCGACGGTGACGAGGTGGAGCGGGTGAAGGTGCTCATCGTGGGCGGCGGCGTCGTGGGCCTGTCCGCGTCGCTCTTCCTCGCGCAGCACGGCGTGCCTTCCCTGCTCGTCGAGCGCCACGCCGGGACGAGCATCCACCCCCGCGCGCGCGGCGTGAGCGGGCGGACGATGGAGCTCCTCCGCGGGCTCGGGCTCGAGGCCGCGGCGCGAGAGGCCGGAGAGGCGATCGCGCCGAGCATGGGCGTCTACAAGGGGCGGTCGCTCTCCGAGGTGATGGCGTCGCGCCGCTCGAACGGGCTCGTCATCCGCTGGCTCCGCGAGCGGATGATGCGCGGCGAAGGATCGCCCAAGAGCCCGACCTCGCCCTGCCGGGTCACGCAGGACCACCTGGAGCCCGTGCTCCTCGATGCGGCCAGGGCGCGCGGCGTCGACGCGCGCTTCTCGACCGAGCTCGTCGAGCTCGCGCAGGACGCCGAGGGCGTGACGGCGACCCTCCTGGATCGAGGGAGCGGGGCGCGGCGGCGAGCTCGCGCCGACTACGTGATCGCGGCCGACGGCGCGCGGAGCCCGGTGCGGACCTCCCTCGGCGTCGGCCAGAGCGGCCGCGGCGTCCTCACCCACCAGCTCAACCTCTATTTTCGCGCTGATCTCACCGAGCTCGTACGCGGGCGAGAGTTCAGCATGTGCCTCGTCGAGGACGGCGATCTCCGTGGGCTCTTCGCGTCGGTCAACAACACCGATCTCTGGGTCCTCCACGTCCCGTTCGATCCCGAGAAGGGCGAGCGCGCCGAAGACTTCGGGCGCGAGCGCTGCGAGGAGATCATCCGCCGCGCCACGGGCATCCCGGATCTCGCGGTGGAGCTCAAGGGCGTGATGCCCTGGCAGTCCGCCGTGCGCGTCGCCGACGGGTTCCGCCACGGGCGCGTCTTCCTCGCGGGCGACGCGGCCCACGTGATGCCGCCGTGGGGCGGCTTCGGCGCGAACACGGGCATCCAGGACGCGCACAACCTCGCGTGGAAGCTCGCGGCCGTGCTCGCGGGGCGCGCGGGCGAAGGGCTGCTCGACACGTACGACGTCGAGCGGCGGCCCGTCGCGCGCGCCGTCGCCGACATCGCGGGGGACATGAACGACGAGCGCGGGCTCATGACCGGCAGGTCCGGGCTCGCGATGCTCTGGACCATGCGGCGCGCCTTCCCGTACTTCGTGGTCGGGTACGGCTACGCCTCGGAGGCTGTGATCCTCGAGCCGGGCGCGCCTCCCGGCCCGGGCGCGACAGATCTCCGGGGGCGCCCGGGCACGCGCGCGCCGCACGTGTGGCTCTCGCGGCAGGGCGCGCGCATCTCGACGCTCGATCTCTTCGGGCGCGGCTTCGTGCTGCTGGCGGCCGAGGGCGGCGACGCGTGGTGCGAGGCGGCGCGCACGCTCGCGCGCCGGACGGGGATCCCGCTCTCCTCGCACCGCGTCGGCGGCGACGTGGAGGATCCGAGCGGCGCGCTCGGCGGCGCATACGGGATAGGGCGCGACGGCGCCGTCCTCGTTCGGCCTGACGGCTTCATCGCCTTCCGCGCGCGGACGGCGAGGGCGGCGCCGGAGGACGTCCTCGCCGACGCGCTCGCGCGGATCCTCGTCGCACCTGCTCTACGGGCCGCAGGCCGTGGCGTGAGCGCGGGCCCCTGGATGCATGGATGA